A single genomic interval of Streptomyces graminofaciens harbors:
- a CDS encoding ATP-binding domain-containing protein: protein MTRSWSYSTSPSPAPNRPRRPDCHPSPRTAVAATALTELILGLTCHQAKGKEWSTVGVRLEENDTAALHNGLVPEDEEHRSLYVALTRARRHTIALVRASGWLVRRAEGRSGRSGSE, encoded by the coding sequence GTGACGCGCTCCTGGTCGTACTCAACGTCGCCCTCTCCCGCGCCGAATCGGCCGCGGCGACCTGACTGCCACCCCTCGCCCAGGACGGCAGTCGCCGCCACAGCCTTGACCGAACTGATCCTTGGCCTGACGTGCCATCAGGCCAAGGGCAAGGAGTGGAGCACCGTCGGGGTCCGGCTGGAGGAGAACGATACGGCAGCGCTGCACAACGGCCTCGTCCCCGAAGACGAGGAGCATCGTTCCCTGTACGTCGCCCTTACCCGGGCACGCCGCCACACCATCGCTCTTGTTCGAGCCAGCGGTTGGCTTGTTCGGCGAGCAGAGGGCCGAAGCGGAAGGAGCGGGTCAGAGTGA
- a CDS encoding DinB family protein, translating into MTRSERIADQLDRHWHKNLRPRLHGLADEEYFWEPVRGCWSIRPRDTSAAPMSTGSGEWTMDSASPDPVPAPVTTIAWRLAHIIVSCLGYRVGWHFGGQDVDSQTFAYAGTADEALKQLDEMYGRWNAGVRELSDADLENPPTVGPERFPMEGIVLHVNRELIHHGAEISLLRDLYCRTWRR; encoded by the coding sequence ATGACAAGAAGCGAGCGAATCGCGGACCAGCTGGACCGGCACTGGCACAAGAACCTGCGGCCGCGGCTGCACGGTCTTGCCGATGAGGAGTACTTCTGGGAGCCGGTACGTGGCTGCTGGAGCATCCGCCCACGTGACACGTCGGCCGCACCGATGTCGACAGGTTCGGGGGAATGGACGATGGACTCCGCGTCGCCTGACCCGGTGCCAGCGCCGGTGACCACGATTGCCTGGCGGCTGGCGCACATCATCGTCTCCTGCCTGGGCTACCGGGTCGGATGGCACTTCGGCGGCCAGGACGTCGACTCCCAGACATTCGCCTACGCGGGGACTGCTGACGAGGCGCTAAAACAGCTCGATGAGATGTATGGGAGATGGAACGCGGGGGTCCGCGAGCTCTCGGACGCTGACCTGGAGAATCCGCCCACGGTGGGTCCCGAGCGGTTTCCCATGGAGGGCATCGTCCTGCACGTCAACAGGGAGCTGATCCATCACGGCGCCGAGATTTCCCTGCTGCGCGACCTCTACTGCCGGACCTGGAGGAGATGA
- a CDS encoding NAD(P)H-dependent oxidoreductase, with amino-acid sequence MSKVLLVVGHPDLSQSKANAALVDAVRDLPHVTVHDLYATYPDFQIDVAAEQALLAEHDVIVFQHPVFWYNTTPLFKQWQDKVLTFGWAFTLDGSASQLAGKKAVVAVTAGVPADHYTPEGSNKATLETLLNSWEATLRLCQFDFQQPMVKVCGTAFGLSDEDLATAAKQYNELLASLAA; translated from the coding sequence ATGTCCAAGGTTCTCCTCGTCGTAGGCCACCCCGACCTGTCCCAGTCGAAGGCCAACGCGGCGCTCGTGGACGCTGTCCGCGATCTGCCCCATGTCACCGTGCACGACCTCTACGCCACCTACCCCGACTTCCAGATCGATGTCGCCGCCGAGCAGGCGCTGCTGGCGGAGCACGATGTGATCGTCTTCCAGCACCCGGTGTTCTGGTACAACACCACCCCGCTGTTCAAGCAGTGGCAGGACAAGGTCCTCACCTTCGGCTGGGCCTTCACCCTCGACGGCTCTGCCTCGCAGCTGGCGGGCAAGAAGGCGGTCGTCGCCGTCACCGCGGGCGTCCCCGCCGACCACTACACCCCCGAAGGCTCGAACAAGGCCACCCTGGAAACCCTCCTCAACAGCTGGGAGGCGACCCTGCGGCTGTGCCAGTTCGACTTCCAGCAGCCGATGGTCAAGGTGTGCGGCACGGCTTTCGGCCTCTCCGACGAGGACCTGGCCACCGCCGCCAAGCAGTACAACGAACTGCTCGCCTCCCTAGCCGCCTGA
- a CDS encoding aldo/keto reductase, whose translation MKHVSLGGLDVSRMGLGAMTMAGVYTTGGGLDDAESIRAVHRALDLGVTHIDTAEIYGPFHSEELVGKAIKGRRDDVVVATKFGLVSHAGDGPGVIDSSADNVKTAVEGSLKRLGTDHIDLYYQHRVDPNTPIEETFGALAELVAEGKVRHIGLSEAGPETIRRAHAVHPVAALQTEYSLWTRDVEAAILPLLRELGIGFVPYSPLGHGLLTGQIRTVDDFADDDWRKTNPRFTGENFQRNLRIVDEVQAIGAEIGATPGQTALAWLLTRGDDIAPIPGTRRVSRVEENTAADGIELSAAQLDRLNNLTPAAGERHDEANMASIDR comes from the coding sequence ATGAAGCACGTATCACTAGGCGGGCTTGACGTCTCGCGCATGGGCCTGGGAGCCATGACCATGGCCGGTGTCTACACCACGGGCGGAGGGCTCGATGACGCCGAGTCGATCCGCGCCGTCCACCGGGCGCTGGACCTCGGGGTCACCCACATCGACACCGCCGAGATCTACGGCCCCTTCCACAGCGAGGAACTCGTCGGCAAGGCCATCAAGGGCCGACGCGACGACGTCGTCGTGGCGACGAAGTTCGGTCTCGTCTCCCACGCCGGCGACGGCCCCGGCGTCATCGACAGCAGCGCCGACAACGTGAAGACCGCGGTCGAAGGCTCGCTCAAGCGGCTCGGCACCGACCACATCGACCTCTACTACCAGCACCGCGTCGACCCGAACACGCCCATCGAGGAGACCTTCGGCGCGCTGGCCGAGCTGGTCGCCGAGGGCAAGGTGCGCCACATCGGGCTCTCCGAAGCCGGCCCTGAGACGATCCGCCGGGCACACGCCGTGCATCCGGTCGCCGCGCTGCAGACCGAATACTCCCTGTGGACCCGCGACGTCGAGGCCGCAATCCTCCCGCTGCTGCGCGAGCTCGGCATCGGGTTCGTTCCCTACTCGCCGCTCGGGCACGGCCTGCTGACCGGGCAGATCCGCACCGTCGACGACTTCGCCGACGACGACTGGCGCAAGACCAACCCGCGCTTCACCGGCGAGAACTTCCAACGCAACCTGCGCATCGTCGACGAAGTCCAGGCCATCGGCGCCGAGATCGGAGCCACCCCGGGCCAGACCGCGCTGGCATGGCTGCTCACCCGCGGCGACGACATCGCCCCCATCCCCGGAACCCGCCGGGTCTCGCGCGTCGAGGAGAACACCGCCGCCGACGGCATCGAACTCAGCGCCGCTCAGCTCGACCGCCTGAACAACCTCACACCGGCGGCGGGCGAACGCCACGACGAGGCCAACATGGCCAGCATCGACCGCTGA
- a CDS encoding nitroreductase family deazaflavin-dependent oxidoreductase codes for MPLKGEYEPSREQFVRDHVELYESSGGTQGTTLSVLVTREEDEKLRDVPVVILTTLGAKSGRIRKSPVIRVEHDGSYAVVASAGGAPKHPVWYLNAVADPRVELQDGPLRQDMLAREVTGNEKALWWARAVEAFPTYAEYQQNTDREIPVLVLEPAAQEH; via the coding sequence ATGCCACTCAAAGGCGAGTACGAGCCGAGCAGGGAGCAGTTCGTACGTGACCATGTGGAGCTGTACGAAAGCTCCGGCGGTACACAGGGAACGACGCTGAGTGTCCTGGTCACACGGGAAGAAGACGAGAAGCTCCGGGACGTGCCCGTCGTCATCCTGACCACCCTGGGCGCGAAGAGCGGCAGGATCCGCAAGTCCCCGGTCATCCGGGTGGAGCACGACGGCTCCTACGCCGTGGTCGCCTCCGCGGGAGGAGCCCCCAAGCACCCGGTCTGGTACCTCAACGCGGTGGCCGACCCCCGAGTCGAACTTCAGGACGGCCCCCTACGCCAGGACATGCTGGCACGCGAGGTGACCGGCAACGAGAAGGCCCTGTGGTGGGCCCGAGCCGTCGAGGCCTTCCCGACCTACGCCGAATACCAGCAGAACACCGACCGCGAAATCCCGGTCCTCGTCCTGGAACCGGCTGCCCAGGAGCACTGA
- a CDS encoding SDR family oxidoreductase, producing MSKVILVTGAGRGLGTDIAREALAAGHQVVATGRRPEEVEKTLGGPQDNLLVTKLDVTSLDDAESAAQAAVDRFGRIDVLINNAGYLVAGYFEEISPAQMRQQFETNLFGPMNVTRAVLPIMRRQRAGHIITITSTAGLVGMEFTSAYAASKFAEEGWMESLRYDVEPYGIHTTAVEPGYFRTEFLVDGSPTWPELSIHDYAPRTAPRIEGIKSINGKQPGDPAKLARALLTIAQQEKPLQRFVAGADAIEAAAAKAKELLAQAEASRELGDNLAYDNTHA from the coding sequence ATGAGCAAGGTCATTCTCGTCACCGGTGCCGGACGCGGTCTGGGCACGGACATCGCCCGCGAGGCCCTGGCCGCCGGGCACCAGGTCGTCGCCACCGGCCGCCGTCCCGAGGAGGTCGAGAAGACCCTGGGCGGGCCGCAGGACAACCTGCTGGTCACCAAGCTGGACGTCACCAGCCTGGACGACGCGGAGTCCGCCGCGCAGGCCGCCGTCGACCGCTTCGGCCGCATCGACGTCCTGATCAACAACGCCGGGTATCTTGTCGCCGGCTACTTCGAGGAGATCTCGCCCGCGCAGATGCGCCAGCAGTTCGAGACCAACCTCTTCGGCCCGATGAACGTCACCCGCGCCGTCCTGCCGATCATGCGCCGCCAGCGCGCCGGGCACATCATCACCATCACCTCGACCGCCGGCCTGGTCGGCATGGAGTTCACCTCCGCCTACGCCGCCTCCAAGTTCGCGGAAGAGGGCTGGATGGAGTCCCTTCGCTACGACGTCGAGCCCTACGGGATCCACACCACAGCCGTGGAGCCTGGCTACTTCCGCACCGAATTCCTCGTGGACGGGTCCCCCACCTGGCCCGAGCTGTCCATCCACGACTACGCCCCGCGCACCGCCCCCAGGATCGAGGGCATCAAGAGCATCAACGGCAAGCAGCCCGGCGACCCCGCCAAGCTCGCCCGCGCCCTGCTCACCATCGCCCAGCAGGAGAAGCCCCTGCAGCGCTTCGTCGCCGGCGCGGACGCCATCGAGGCCGCCGCGGCCAAGGCGAAGGAACTCCTCGCCCAGGCCGAGGCATCCCGCGAACTGGGCGACAACCTCGCCTACGACAACACCCACGCCTGA
- a CDS encoding SDR family NAD(P)-dependent oxidoreductase codes for MASKLTGTVVLVTGASSGIGEATAHQFAEHGASVALVARRKDSLDGLAAEIEKAGGTALVVEADITDRSRPRPPSSRRSSTSVGWTLWSTTPA; via the coding sequence ATGGCATCGAAACTGACTGGCACGGTCGTTCTCGTCACCGGCGCGAGCAGCGGTATCGGCGAGGCCACCGCCCACCAGTTCGCCGAGCACGGCGCGTCCGTGGCTCTGGTGGCTCGGCGCAAGGACAGTCTGGACGGTCTCGCCGCCGAGATCGAGAAGGCCGGCGGCACCGCGCTGGTGGTGGAAGCGGACATCACCGACCGCAGTAGGCCGAGGCCGCCGTCGAGCAGACGGTCGAGTACTTCGGTCGGCTGGACACTCTGGTCAACAACGCCGGCGTGA
- a CDS encoding helix-turn-helix domain-containing protein → MAGRNDPNGTNRDIRDDFRAEIREFLGTRRAKVTPEQAGLPVYGGERRRVPGLRREEVALLAGISSEYYTRLERGNATGVSESIIDGIAQALQLDEAERIHLLDLLRGAGTTRPPRRRPAQQRVRPPVQRVLDSMSGTPAFILSGRGDILAANHLGHALYSPVYADPVRPPNNSRFIFLDPRAIEFFRDWDQVAGDCVAMLRAEAGRDLYDRRLTDLIGELSTRSEEFRRRWAAHNVRMHATGVKLLHHPVVGDLDLPFETFPLGADPSQVLLTYTAEPASPSQDALNLLASWAAANDDIERSAPATDSEPVDSSDTPD, encoded by the coding sequence GTGGCAGGCAGAAACGACCCCAACGGCACCAACCGCGACATCCGTGATGACTTCCGCGCGGAGATCCGGGAATTCCTGGGCACGCGACGGGCCAAGGTCACCCCTGAGCAGGCCGGACTGCCGGTCTACGGCGGAGAGCGCCGACGGGTCCCTGGACTGCGCCGCGAGGAGGTCGCCCTGCTCGCGGGCATCTCCAGCGAGTACTACACCCGGCTGGAGCGCGGCAACGCCACCGGAGTCTCCGAGAGCATCATCGACGGCATCGCGCAAGCGCTGCAGCTCGACGAGGCCGAACGCATCCACCTGCTCGACCTCCTGCGCGGCGCAGGCACGACCCGCCCACCACGCCGCCGACCGGCCCAGCAGCGCGTGCGGCCCCCGGTGCAACGCGTCCTCGACTCGATGAGCGGCACCCCCGCCTTCATCCTCAGCGGACGCGGGGACATCCTGGCCGCCAACCACCTCGGGCACGCCCTGTACTCCCCGGTCTACGCCGACCCGGTGCGCCCGCCCAACAACTCCAGGTTCATCTTTCTCGACCCCCGCGCGATTGAGTTCTTCCGCGACTGGGACCAGGTCGCAGGCGACTGTGTCGCCATGCTGCGCGCCGAGGCCGGCCGCGATCTCTACGACCGGCGGCTGACGGACCTGATCGGGGAGCTGTCCACCCGCAGCGAGGAGTTCCGGCGCCGCTGGGCGGCCCACAACGTCCGAATGCACGCCACCGGCGTGAAGCTCCTGCACCACCCGGTCGTCGGCGACCTCGACCTGCCCTTCGAAACCTTCCCTCTAGGCGCCGACCCCAGCCAGGTCCTCCTCACCTACACAGCTGAGCCTGCCTCGCCCTCGCAGGACGCCCTGAACCTGCTGGCCAGCTGGGCCGCGGCCAACGACGACATCGAGCGGTCCGCGCCGGCTACTGACTCCGAACCGGTCGACTCCTCCGACACTCCCGACTGA
- a CDS encoding TOPRIM nucleotidyl transferase/hydrolase domain-containing protein translates to MFFARSVAIVEGDAEAILLPALAQAVGRSFSECGVSVVNVGGVGLFRYSRILQRDGEQIPVTVACIRDRDLFPAGTSAEMRKKLKCSAEMLTSASRRGDVRARFEESAHAEGRPARLRRATGSWR, encoded by the coding sequence CTGTTCTTCGCTCGCAGCGTGGCCATCGTCGAGGGCGACGCCGAAGCCATTCTCCTGCCCGCCCTCGCACAGGCGGTCGGCCGGTCGTTCAGCGAATGCGGCGTCAGCGTCGTCAATGTCGGCGGCGTCGGTCTCTTCCGCTACAGCCGGATCCTCCAGCGTGACGGCGAGCAGATACCGGTCACCGTGGCCTGCATCCGGGACCGGGACCTGTTTCCAGCCGGTACCTCCGCGGAGATGCGCAAGAAGCTGAAGTGCTCGGCGGAGATGCTGACCTCGGCCAGTCGACGGGGCGATGTCCGTGCCCGTTTCGAGGAGTCAGCCCACGCCGAAGGTCGGCCGGCGCGCCTTCGGAGGGCTACTGGTTCTTGGCGTTGA